TTGGAGTTGCGCCGAGATTGAAACGGACGGCTTGACCAAAACGTATGATCGCGGCGACTGGAAAAATGTCGGACGCGAAATTAGTAGAACCGAAAACGCCTTAGCGTCGGCTAGTGCCGGCTCTTATTCCGCGACGTTTACCTTTTATGGCGGCAGAGCTAAAAACGAACGATTCTCAGAGTATGCGATCGGACGCCGTTACGTTCCAAAAGTCGCTAACGTCGCGCCGCCGTTAGATAACGCCGCCGTTGATTCCGAACGCCGTTACGTTCCGAACGCCGTTACCGCCGCGCAACTTGTCGTCGAGGTAACCGAAGTCGGTTTTAGCTCCGGCGACGCCAAGTTCGCCAAAACCGTTACGTTGCAGGTTGGCTCTACGCTTCGATATAAAGTTTCCGCGTCTCCGCGCTACGGCGTTTCGCCGAACGATAACTGGGGCTGCACCGAGGTTCAGATCAGCAATATCAAAAGATTCTACGATCACGGCGATTGGCGCGGCGGCGCTCGCACGATTACCTCTTCGGGCGAAGGCGACCGCGCGCTAAATAGCGGTATGTCGCTTAAAGCGCCAAGCGCGGCGGGGATTTACGACGTTATTTTTCAATTTTATTCAGGTAGCGGAAGCAACGGAAACTGCGACGGCGATTTAGTCGGAGAATATGTCGCGCGTAACGCCGTAAGGACTATCGGCGATATAGCGTTTAGACCGACCTTCGATATGTATTATCGCAAAAGTCTTGTGGGCGATATGAAAGTTATCGGCGCGAGCGCTATGTGTATTCCCGAAGAAACGCATCGCAAAGACGACGGATTCGGATCGTGTCAAGACCCCCAATTCACGACGATTTTTGAAAATATGAACCTCAAATACGCTTATACCGTCAATGGAGCGGTAACCGCGCACCCAAGGACTTCAAGAACGGCGGCGTTTTTGAATCTACCGCCGAACGCAAAGGTGATCTATGCCAGACTTTACTGGCTTGGCAGGCTTTCAGACGACTATGGCTCGTTTAAAGGCAAGGAGGTAAATTGCCCCAACGCCGCCTCCGTTTCCAACGCAAAAGTGTTAAAAGCCTTAAACGCCGGAGCAAATCGCGTTAAGTTTATAAAACCTTCCGGCGACTCTTTAAACGTTAAAGCGGATAACGTATATCTCGAAACATACGACGGCAATTGCGCCTACTTAGCGCGCGCGGACGTAACGGATATGATTGACGAGGACAACGCCGGCGGTCTATATTTTGTAGAAGGATTAAAAAGCCGAAGAAACGGCGGTCCGTTTGGCTCTTTTGGCGGTTGGTCGTTAGTAACGGTTTATGAAAACCAGTCCGATCCGACCAATACTTACAGATTGATAACGTTATTTGACGGCTGGCGCGGCGGCAACGACGTTATAAGGGCGATAATTAAAGGCTTCCTTACGCCCCAAAGAGGAACGGTGCATAGCTCGCTTTTTGTGATGGGCGCGGACGGCGATAGCGATCCGGGCGATCGCCTATGTATCAACGCCAAAAATCCATGGTGCAATACGGACGCGAAATATAGAAGCGGTCTTGGCGGATCGGGCGAGGAAAGATTGATTTTTCCCTATATGAAAGACAACGCTCCGATTCGACATCGCGCGTTTGACGGGTTTAGAGACAGATATTACATAAACGCTTTCCTATCGACGGTTTCCGAAGGGGCGGTCGGTTACGGAAAAATGCCTCATGGAGGGCAGCCGCAGTTTACCGACGACTATGTTCTAGGCTTCGATCTGCACACTTACCATTTGCGCGACTTTTTGGCAAACGGAGCGACCCAAACCAATATCGTGATCGAGCCGGGAGGCGATCATATTGTTTTTGGCGCGCTTGGATTTTCTACGATTATATACAATCCGCGCATCGCGGACATAAAAATTAACTCTTCCGTTAAACATAGACCCGACGCGGCGCTTATGTGCGATAACAAAAAAGATATGCGCGGCGCGACGATAAACTACGTATATACGCTATCAAACGAAGGACGGGAAGCGGCGGAAAACATTCGCGTAATTACCAGTTTCGCCGAAACGGGACTGGATAAATATATCGCCTCCGTTTCAAAGGCGGTTATGAGTTCGGAAGGATCCGTGATCTTTAGTTCTCCGTTTTGCTCGTCGAGCGTTAAAGGCATAATGTGCAACGTTAAACGCATGGACGTTTCAAAACCTAACGCGCCGTCTAGACTGATTATCAGATATAGCGTTACTTTAAAAAACGATATCCCACTCCTTGAAGACGACGTAGATTTGGAAGTTATAGCGCATGCAAACTACTATAACGCGGTAACGCACGAGGCAATCGAAACCGAAGCGAGAAATCTTACGCCCGCGATCGCGGGCAAGCTGTGCGCTAACGAAACCTGCAAAACGTTGGCTAAAAACGGCAAATCAAACGGCTATTATCTTATCGATCCCGATTGGGGCTACAAGATGCAACCCTTCGAGGTCTATTGCGACGATATGAACGCGAGCGATCATCTAAACGCCAAGACCTATCTGCCGCTGGTGATGACGACCGATTTTAGCAATCTGCGTTATAAGGCGATAAAAAACGGCGATTATTATCACAAAAACAACCAAGCCGATAAGACGCGATTTACCTCGATCCGTCTTAGCGACGATTATGCCGTTCACGCCGAAGACGACATAATTAAAAATGGATTTTCAAATATCAATTTAGTAGGCACGCCTTTTGCGATCGACTTTGATAAAACCGCGATCGGGACATGTTCGGCTTTCAAAAAAGCGCATTTTGATCAAATCGTTAAAATCGATACGGAGCTTGATAAAACAAACCTGGTTTGCAAAGCCTTGAAGGGTAAGATCAAACTTAAACAGATCGACGGCGGAAGTAAGTTTGGCAAATTTGAATTTGACAAAGTCGCCAATTATAGAGACGCGAAGTTTGCCAACGGGTTTAGGATCGATCCGCAAGATTCAAAAAAGCGCGGCGCATACCTATACAAAAGCTGTCAGGCGCTAAAAGACGGCGCGCGCGGCGTTCCAACCGGTTTTTACTATATCAACCCCGAAGAAAACCGCGATACGGGGACGGATCTATTCGCTAAAGACCTAAGCAAACATCGTCCTTTTGTCGTTTTTTGCGACATGAACTCCATCGTAACCAACGAACGCAAAGTATCCTCCTTGCAGGTCGTCTTGGACGGCGACGTTACGCTTAGCGCCGACGATCTGATTTCGCGCGACAGGGACGTATGTTCAAAACTCGGCATGTATTTCTTTGTGCCTATCAATAAACAGACGTTTAATAGAACGCGAGATTATCTTAAAGCCATCAAACCGGAGTGGTCTTCTTACACCGGTTCCGTTAAATACAACCTTACGCAGCTATGGTCCTCAAATAGCGGCGGCATGGGCGCCGACGCGTTGAGGCTGTTTTGGCCTTACGGACCGTTTGGCGTATTTAACAAGAGAGAGGGAGCGGGCGAATATACCAAAGCCTTCGCCGACGGGACGATAAGCGGAGCCGGTTTGCCGCTAAACTCTGCGGACGGCGTGGGCGAGAGCCAAAACGGCGGTTGGGAGAGCATATTCAAATATATGCCCGACTCGTTATTTGACGCCGACGGTTTTCCAAAAGAGGAGAAAGACGATTGGTGGATTTCCGATAAGGGCTGCAACGCGCTTAAAAAACACGGCTACGCCAACGGATGGGATCTATGCTCCAACAGCGCCGCATACGACGAGGACGGTTGCTATTTACACGATACCGACGCGCCGGAGCCAAACGGCGATTACGCCGCGAAACAATGGCTTTATTACGTCGCGGACAATAACGGAGACGTGTATTCATGCAATGACAAGTTAGCGCCGAGCCAAACCGCTTGGACGACGCTTGGCGCGGAGGCGGCGACTTACGTTTACGCGCATTACGCCTGCATGACGCTAGATAGCTTCGCCAAAAGCGGCGGGAAAAACGAGTTGCCTGAAAATTTCAACGGTTGGGACGAAACGTTAGACGTTAATAGCGAGCCGCCGGCGTTATATACCAAGATGGACGATCAGTCGATTGCCGCGTGGATCGTTCCGCAAGGCGAGATTAAACAATTTGAAGGGGCGCTATGCGCGTCGATCGCCTTTGGCGATAAGATCGGACATAGCCTAGCGCCTACGGGGGCGAAAATAGGTCTTGCCTCCGTTAGCGCGGCGGATTTTAGCCCGCACGAAAGCGACGGGCTTAAATACGCGTGCGCGCGGATTGACCCTCAAATCGATCTGGCGGCGACTCCGGTAACGTTTATCTGGAGCGACGGAGCGCAAAGAGCCTCGAAAGACGCCAACATAACGCTGCTGGCGTATAACTGCGTCGATCTAAACAACGTCGCGCAGTGCGATCAAAAAAGCTACGGAGGCGGATATTTCAGCGTTCGCCCTAGATTTAAAATCGCGTCGGATTACTATGAAACGTTGATCGCCGGCGCGGATTATCCAACCGAGGAGCGGTTGCCAAACGGAGGCTTTATCATAAGCGCCGCTAACGGCTATACGCAGTCGTCCGATTTAGCGATTCCGTGCGACGGGGATAACGGGCTTTGCGTAACGCCGATCGATAAAAAACCCGTCGAATACGGCGTTTTGGACGCGAATATCAGCTTTAGCGACGGAAAAGCGACGATCCATAAGATAAGCTACGACGAGGTTGGAGAGATTCTTCTTAAATTCGTCGATAACGATTGGACAAAGATCGATCAAAAACGCGATTACGGCGGCGCGTTTTCTAATGTGGAAAAATACAAAAACGATTGCATACCAAACAGTTACGCGCAAAGCGTAAATAACGCCGCGAATCCTCAAGGCTCCCCCAATTACGGCAAAATTGGTTGCGTAACCGGCGGCTTAAACGACGGCGTTATAAACGAAATCACGCTCAAATTTATTCCCCATCGATTTGTAATAAACAAGTTTGATCTAGCGGGCGCGTTTGTCGATCCATATACGCCTGTCGGCGGCGGCAGGTCGTCGTTTGTCTATTACGCAAACGAGGCGGACGGGCATTTCGCCTCGGTTTTGATCGACGCGGAAGCGATCAATAAAAAAGGCGCTACAACCAAAAACTACGGCGAAGGCAACTACAGTAAAGAGATCGCGTATCGCTTTGATTTTCCTTCGTTTGCGCCGAAATCCGTCGATATGCCGGAAGAAGCGAAGGCGGGTTTCTGGAGCCGCGCTTACGATAAAAGCGGCGCTTTAAGCAAGGGCGCGAACGTTGGCGCTAATATGTGGAGACTCGGCAGAACCGAACTGAAATTCGGGCTTAATTTCTCTCGCGATTCAAGGTTGGCAATGCCGATGTTCTTTATGCGCGCCGGATCGGCGTATAAGGGATACGACTTTAACGTTTCGTTGACGGATACCGATGACGCGCGAGGCGCGGCAAATTGGGACGAATCGACAAGCGAATTTTCGGAGATCAACTTCGTGTATGGTCGCGCCTCTATAAGCGACGTTATAAGCCGCGATCGGGACGCGAACGTTACTTTTGAGATCGACTATTTCAGCGATCGCGGCTCGAACGGGATCAGACGCGCGTTTGATACGCCAAGCGCGCAAACCGCCTCCGTCGGCTGGTATAGAATACGCGGCGCGGATAATATAACGGAGGCGAACGTCTCCGCCAACGTCGGCGGAACGTTGGGATTTGGATCGAACGACGTTTTAAATAACGAAAGCTATACGACTTTCAGTTATCAGTTAAAAGAGCGCCGCCCGCGCAGATTCGTGTCGCATCTTGGAATACCGCCGTATCTTTGGTATCACCCCTTTGGCAAACCTTATCACGAGGTAAGAGTCGGCGAGGAGGAGACGAGAAAAGGTTGCTTTGAACATCCGTGCGGCACAATCGAATTTATTCCGAAAACCGGAGACGGCTGGGGCGGATCGGGCAAACAAGACGACGATCGATACTACGACGATAACTCGACTCGCGAACTTGCGCCGCTAAGGCTTGGGCGATAGTCGCGATCAACGCGACCGCTATAGCAAAACGGGCTTGCGCGGCTGCGCGGCGTTATAAGAAAACTAGAGAAAGAGCGCGCAAGTTTGCAAACGGCGCTTACGCGCCGCAGCCGCAAAAGCGTTTTTGGGCGGCTAGAGGCGGGATCGTCAAAAATAGCGATCTTTAATAAGCGCCGCCATTTCGCGCACGGCGGCGCCAAAACCCGTCCAGATCGATCGCGCCACAATACTCTGTCCGATATTTAGCTCCTCGACCTCGTCGATCGACGCGATCGCGGCGACGTTGTGATAGTTAAGTCCGTGTCCCGCGGCGACTTTCAAGCCAATCTCGCGGGCGAACGCGGCGGATTTTTTGATTTTGCCTATCTCTAGATCGAGTTCTCGTTTAAGATCGTCGCCGCTAAGCGCGATAAGAGCGTTTGGCGCGTAGGGCGTTCGCGTTAGGTTGCCGTATAGCGCCGCCCAGAGATTGGAAAAGCGCCCCGTATGCAGCTCGACCATATCCGCGCCGCCCCTTAACGCCAGATCGCAAGCCGCTTTATTCGGCTCGATAAACAGCGAAACGGATATATCGGCTTCCCGAAACCTTTCGATTGTCCTTTTGACGCGAGCGAAAGCGCTTTTCAGCTCCAGCCCGCCCTCCGTCGTAATCTCCTCGCGTTTTTCAGGCACGAGCGTGGCGCGAAACGGACGCAGCTTTAACGCCTCGTCTATAACGCCGAAAGCGCACTCTAAATTAACCGCGATCGGCGAATTGGCGATAATGCGTTTTGCGTCGTAATCGTCGATATGCCGCCGATCTTCGCGCAGATGAATCGTGATCTGATCCGCGCCGTTTTGCGCCGCTATAAAAACCGCCTGCAAGGGATCGGGATCGCCGCTTTTGCGCGCCGCTTTCAAGACCGCTATATGATCGATATTTACGCCAAGTTTCATAACCTCTCCTTACGTCTAAAGCGCCGCCTTGAAGCCCAAAGGCTTTTTCGCGACATTAACGATCTCTAGCGTTCTAACGCTGTCGTCGATCGTAGCCAGCGCGCCGCGATCGCCGTTAGCGCATAGCGATACAAACGCGCTAAGCTCGTTGCGAAGCGGCTCGCCTTTGAAAACGACAATATCGCGCACCAGATACGAATGCGAAGCGCTATACGCCGAAAAACTTTTTAGCTCCTGACTCATCAGATCGGCTTCGTAGTAGCCCGCCGGCGTGGCTACCTCGATCTTGCGCTTTTTATACGGCGTAAGCCAATTGGTGGCGATTGTGGCTACAATTTCCTCTTGCAGCTTAAAACTTAAAATAGCGTTGTCTTCGTAGTGATTGTGAATCTTCTGCGAGGCGAAAATATGGCAATCGACAATCTCTTTGCCCGTAATGTAACGAATCAAATCTATATCGTGAACCGCCAGATCGGTCAAAATCCCCACGTCCGCGATACGCGGCGGGAAGGGTCCGACGCGGGTAACGGCGATGGAGTATATATCCTTGCTCTCAAGCTCGTTTTTCAGCGCGGTTACGACGGGGTTAAAACGCTCGATATGCCCTACGGCGATATGAAGGGCGGCGGCTGACTCTTTGATAATACGCGCGTCGTCGCCGTTTGCGGCGGCGGGTTTCTCGATAAACAGATGCAACCCTTTCGCGGCGCATTTAAGCGCCATCTCCTTATGCAAAAAGGTCGGCGCGGCGATGATCGCCGCGTCCGCTTTGATCGCCTCTAACATCTGATCCATATCGCGCCAGACTTTTTTGCCGTCAAACTCGTCCATCGTATTGTCGCACAATCCGACGAGCTCTATGCCCGCCAGCGAGGATAAAACGCGATAATGGTTTTTGCCCATGGCGCCAAGACCGATTAAAACGAGTTTTAGCGGCATGTTTCTTTTACGGCTGAAATAACTTGATTTTGCTCCTCATCGGTCAAAAACGCGCTGAACGGAAGGCTCAAAACCTCGTTCGCAAGCGTTTCGGCTACGGGAAAATCGCCGATCTTATAGCCTAGATAGGCGTAAGCCGGTTGCAGATGAAGCGGCTTTGGATAGTGAATAGCCGTAGGAATACCGCGCTCGCCCAATTCCCGCGCCGCGCGATCGCGATCGCTAACGCGGATCGTATATTGCGCGATCGCGCTATGTTGATCGCAGGCAACGCGCTTAATATCGCCAAGCGATCGATCGTATCTCGCCGCTAGATCGCGCCGCGTTTTAAGCTCTTGATTGAAATACTTTAGCTTTACGTTTAATATCGCCGCCTGCACGGCGTCGAGCCGTCCGTTTAGCCCGATCTCGGTATGTTCGTAACGCCTAGATTGCCCGTGATTGCGAAGGCGAGCGATTTTATTAGCTAACGCCTCGTCGCTTGTGAATAC
This region of Helicobacteraceae bacterium genomic DNA includes:
- a CDS encoding Gfo/Idh/MocA family oxidoreductase, encoding MPLKLVLIGLGAMGKNHYRVLSSLAGIELVGLCDNTMDEFDGKKVWRDMDQMLEAIKADAAIIAAPTFLHKEMALKCAAKGLHLFIEKPAAANGDDARIIKESAAALHIAVGHIERFNPVVTALKNELESKDIYSIAVTRVGPFPPRIADVGILTDLAVHDIDLIRYITGKEIVDCHIFASQKIHNHYEDNAILSFKLQEEIVATIATNWLTPYKKRKIEVATPAGYYEADLMSQELKSFSAYSASHSYLVRDIVVFKGEPLRNELSAFVSLCANGDRGALATIDDSVRTLEIVNVAKKPLGFKAAL
- a CDS encoding pyridoxine 5'-phosphate synthase, with the translated sequence MKLGVNIDHIAVLKAARKSGDPDPLQAVFIAAQNGADQITIHLREDRRHIDDYDAKRIIANSPIAVNLECAFGVIDEALKLRPFRATLVPEKREEITTEGGLELKSAFARVKRTIERFREADISVSLFIEPNKAACDLALRGGADMVELHTGRFSNLWAALYGNLTRTPYAPNALIALSGDDLKRELDLEIGKIKKSAAFAREIGLKVAAGHGLNYHNVAAIASIDEVEELNIGQSIVARSIWTGFGAAVREMAALIKDRYF